CGTACCACGAGACGGCCGCCAGCGCGACGATGATCACGGCGACATAGTACGGGAAGAGATGCCAGAGTATGCGGCGCCTGCGCATCTACTGCTCCTTGAAGCGGTACCCGACGCCCCGCACCGTCTCGACGAGTTTGCCGAGGGGGCCGAGCTTGCGCCGGAGCCCGACGATGTGGACGTCGACCGACCGGTCGGTGACGGGGTAGTCCTCGCCGCGTGCCGCGTCGATCAGCTGCTGGCGGGTGAAGACCCAGCCGGGCCGTCGCGCGAGATAGTGGAGCAGGTCGAATTCCGTGGAGGTGAGCTTGACGGGTTTTCCCTTCACGGTCACCTCGTGACGCCCTGGGTGGATGACGAGGTCCTTGCGCGTGATGACGGCCTCCCGGTCGAGCCCGGTCTTCGCCTTGCGCCGGAGGACGGCCTTCACCCTGGCCACGAGGACGCGGGGGCTGAAGGGCTTGGTGATGTAGTCGTCGGCGCCGAGCTCGAGCCCCGCGACGACGTCGGCCTCCTCCCCCTTCGCCGTCAGCATGACGATGGGGATGTGGGCCGTCTTGATGTCGTTCTTGAGCAGGTTGCAGACCTCGAGACCGTCGACGCCGGGGAGCATGAGATCGAGGACGACGAGATGCGGCAGCTTCGACCTTGCGACGTCGAGCGCCTCCTCGCCGGAGGCGACGCCCGTCACGGAGTATCCGCTGCGGGTGAGATTGTACTCGACGAGCTCGAGGATATCCTCCTCGTCGTCGACGACCAGGATCCGTTCGTGCGGCATGAGGCTTCCCCCTCGGGATCGAATCCGGACACTGCGCGATACCGCGAATCTATGCCCGTTTCGTCAGGTCCATATTACGATAGGATTAGTTTTCGATGAAAGGATGGAATCGCCGTTTTTTCCACGGAGTTTCCGCTGTTCGATCCGCCGCCGGGCGGCCGCCGCCGCGTCGATGGTCGGGGCGGCCGGATTCGAACCGGCGACTTCCTGCTCCCAAAGCAGGCGCGCTAACCGGACTGCGCCACGCCCCGACCCCTGTCGCGGAGCGGCGTCCCCCGCGGGACGCCCGCACGGAGTATTCATTCGCCCCGCGGGCCGAGTCAAGGGAAACCGGGGTTCTCCGCCGCCGGGCTCGTTGACGGCGTCCCCCCGACGCACGTATGATGGAAGGCGTCCCTGCCGCGCGGCGGTCGGGACGGGGGGAGATCCGTGGGTTCGTCTGACGGAAAACGCATCCGGTGGCCGTTCGTCGTCGTGGCGGCGGCTGTCTTCCTGGTCATGCTCGCCGCATCGCTGGCGACGCCTCCCGGCGAGGAGCTCCTTCGCCGGATCGCCGTCTCCCGGCTCCGGTCGGCCACCGGACTCGAGGTATCGATCGAACGGATCGAGACCGATCTCCGCTCCCGCCTCGTCGTCGACGAAATCGTTTTGCGGCGTTTCGGCGACGCCCCCGGAGCGGACGCGCTCCTCTCGATCGGCCGCGCCGACGTCAGTTTCCGCTTCCGCCCCCTCCTGCGGGGCCGGCTCGACTTCCGCCGGATCGGAATCGACTCGCTCCGCGCCGATCTCGACCGCGCCGACATCGAGCCGTTCCTGCCCGCAGGGCCGGCCGGCGGCGGCGCGGCCCCGGGGCCGCCCCGCGTCCGGTTCGACACCGTCACCGTGGAGGGGATCGCCGCCCGCTACCGCGACGGAAACCTCGCCCTCAGTCTCCAGTCGCCGGGACTGACCGTCTCGGCGAAAGCGGACGGCGGACTCGACGCCTCGATCGTCGCGACGGTCTCCGCTCATCGCGGCGCCGGCGCCGTGGCCGTCGGCGTCCGGGTTACCGGTCTTCGCGCCGATATCGGAACCGCTCCGGGCGGGTACCGGTTCACCGTCGCCGCGGACACGATCGTCGCCGCGGAAAGCGACCGGTCCGCCGCCCTCGTCTCCATCACGGCCGATGCCCTGCTCTCCGCCGGCGATCTCGCGTTCCGGGCGACGGCCGCGTCCGGTCAAGCGGCGGGTTTCCATTTCGGCGGCCTCCTCGCCGCGGGTCGGATCGCGGACGGCGTGGCGGTCGTCGACTCCTTCGGGGTCGCGATCCTCGACGGGCGCGTCGAGGGCTCGGGACGAATCACCGCCGACCGGTCGCTCGACGCTCGCCTTCGCCTCCGCTCCGTCGCGCTCGATCCGATCCGGCGGCTCGCCGGCGTTTTCCCGGGCGCGGAGAGCCGCTGGAACGCGAGCGGCGGCCTGATCGACGGCACGCTCGCCCTTGCCGGACGGATCGATTCGCTCGAGACGATCGACGTCGACGCATCGGTGACCGTCGCCGGCGTCCGCATGGGCGGCCGCCCCGTGCCCATGGCCGTCCTCGAGGCCCACCTCGGCGGTGGCCGGGGATCGCTGCAACTTCGACAGGAGCGGGCGGAGGTCGCCGCCGAGGGCAGCTTCGCACGCGGGAACGTGAGCGTCGACGCATCGGCCGACGTCCCGTCGATCGCCCCCTTCGCCGCGCTGGCCGGGTTCGGTGGCGTCGACGGACGGCTTCGCCTCCGGGGAACGATCCGCGGAAACCCGGCGTCGCCGGCCGTCGATATCGCACTCGAGGGAAGCGGGATCGACGCCCGGGGATTCCCGGCGGACACCGTCGCCGCCGCGGCGACGATCCGGGGAAATGCCGCGCGGCTGACGCGATTCTTCGCCGCGGCCGCGATCGACTCTCTCGGCACAGTGCCGTCGGCCGGCGACGCCGGCCTGTCGGGTAGCCTGCGGTACGAGGTGCGGGCGAGCGGCACGCCTGACAGCATCTCGGCCGTCTTCGACGTCTCCCTCGGCCGCCCCGCCCTTCGCGGGATCGCCCTCGACACGATCGACGCGACGGGCCGCTATGCAGGCGGCGCCGTCGAGATCGAACGCCTGTCGATCGGCCGCGACTCGCTGCAGGCCGCGGGGACGGGCTCGTTCGACCGGGCGACCGGCGCCGGACGACTCTTTCTCGCGCTCCTCGTTCACGGCGAGGGCGACGCGCCCGGCAGGTTGGCGGGAGACATGGAGGCATCGGCCCGGATCGATTCGACCGGCCTGCCCCTGTCCGGCGCGATCCGCGCGGAGGGCCTCGATCTCGCACTCGCCGCGCCGCTGCTGCCGACCGGCCTGGCGGCGGCGGGAAGTTTCTCGTGCGACCTCGACTGGGTTGCCGCCCGCCCCGCGCCCGGAGCGCGCGGAACGGTCTCGGTCCGGGGACGGATCGATGCGGCCGCCGGGGGCACGCGGGCGATCGACAGCCTCGCCGCCGATCTCGACGTCGCCGACGCGTCGATCACCGTCCGGCGGCTGTCCGGGCGCATGAGAAACGTCCCGGTCTCGGCGACGGGGGGAATCGTTTTCGCGCCGGAAAAGCGCTTCCTTGTCGATCTCGCCGTCGTCGCAGCCGGCGCGCCCGCCGCCGCATGCCGCGGCCTCGTCGGCCGGGACACGCTCTCCATCGAGCTGGAATCCCCCCGCCTCGACGTCGCCGTCTTCTCGCCGCTCCTGCCCGTTCCGGTGGATTCGGGGCGTGTCGAGGCCCGGCTCCGGATCGGCGGCCGCCCGGGCGATCCGCTCGTCGACGGCGACCTCGCCGTCGACGGATTATCGTTCCGCCCCTCCGCTGACATCGCCGTGAGCGGCGGGCGCCTGCGCGCCGGATTCGACGGACGTCGCGTCCGCATCGACACGCTCGTCGCCGGCATCAACGGGGGCCGCGTCTCCGCGGCCGGCGTCGTCGAGCACCGCGGCGGCATTCCCGAACTGATCGATCTCCGTGCGGAGGCGGCGGGAATCGAATGGAACCGCCAGGCGGTCGGCCGATTGAGCGTCGTTTCCGCCGACCTCGCGTGCCGCCCCGCCGGCGACGGCCACCGGCTGTCCGGGGAGATCGTCATCGGGGAGTCGCGCTTCGTCAAGGCCCTCCCTCCCCGGGAGATCGTCGCCGCGGCGCGGGCGCGTCGAGGCGCACCGCCCGCCGACCGGCCCGACATCATCGAGAAGACCGCGATCGAGGTGCGAATCCGCACGGGGGGCGACATCTGGATCGACAACAACCTCGCGCGCGTCCGACTCAGCCCCAACGTGAGCGTCGGCGGCACGCTCGCGCGGCCGGTCGTCACCGGCCGGGTGAACGTCGACGAGGGATACGTCCTCTTTCTCGACCGGCGGTTCCGCCTCGAGCGCGGGACCGCCGATTTCGCCGACCCGTCGCGGACGAACCCGATCCTCGACGTCGCGGCGCGGACGCGGGTGACGAGCTACCGGGGCGCCGAGCCGACTGCGTACGACGTCTCGATCGTCATCGAGGGACCGCTCGACGAGGCATCGTTCTCTCTCGTCTCGGACCCGGTCCTCGACCGCCCGGACATCGTTTCGCTTCTCACGCTCGGCGCGACGCGGAGCGAGCTGACCGGCGAATCGGGCGGCGTCCGGGGCGCGCTCGCCGCGCGGGCGCGGGAAGTGAC
Above is a genomic segment from Candidatus Krumholzibacteriota bacterium containing:
- a CDS encoding response regulator transcription factor is translated as MPHERILVVDDEEDILELVEYNLTRSGYSVTGVASGEEALDVARSKLPHLVVLDLMLPGVDGLEVCNLLKNDIKTAHIPIVMLTAKGEEADVVAGLELGADDYITKPFSPRVLVARVKAVLRRKAKTGLDREAVITRKDLVIHPGRHEVTVKGKPVKLTSTEFDLLHYLARRPGWVFTRQQLIDAARGEDYPVTDRSVDVHIVGLRRKLGPLGKLVETVRGVGYRFKEQ
- a CDS encoding translocation/assembly module TamB, with the translated sequence MGSSDGKRIRWPFVVVAAAVFLVMLAASLATPPGEELLRRIAVSRLRSATGLEVSIERIETDLRSRLVVDEIVLRRFGDAPGADALLSIGRADVSFRFRPLLRGRLDFRRIGIDSLRADLDRADIEPFLPAGPAGGGAAPGPPRVRFDTVTVEGIAARYRDGNLALSLQSPGLTVSAKADGGLDASIVATVSAHRGAGAVAVGVRVTGLRADIGTAPGGYRFTVAADTIVAAESDRSAALVSITADALLSAGDLAFRATAASGQAAGFHFGGLLAAGRIADGVAVVDSFGVAILDGRVEGSGRITADRSLDARLRLRSVALDPIRRLAGVFPGAESRWNASGGLIDGTLALAGRIDSLETIDVDASVTVAGVRMGGRPVPMAVLEAHLGGGRGSLQLRQERAEVAAEGSFARGNVSVDASADVPSIAPFAALAGFGGVDGRLRLRGTIRGNPASPAVDIALEGSGIDARGFPADTVAAAATIRGNAARLTRFFAAAAIDSLGTVPSAGDAGLSGSLRYEVRASGTPDSISAVFDVSLGRPALRGIALDTIDATGRYAGGAVEIERLSIGRDSLQAAGTGSFDRATGAGRLFLALLVHGEGDAPGRLAGDMEASARIDSTGLPLSGAIRAEGLDLALAAPLLPTGLAAAGSFSCDLDWVAARPAPGARGTVSVRGRIDAAAGGTRAIDSLAADLDVADASITVRRLSGRMRNVPVSATGGIVFAPEKRFLVDLAVVAAGAPAAACRGLVGRDTLSIELESPRLDVAVFSPLLPVPVDSGRVEARLRIGGRPGDPLVDGDLAVDGLSFRPSADIAVSGGRLRAGFDGRRVRIDTLVAGINGGRVSAAGVVEHRGGIPELIDLRAEAAGIEWNRQAVGRLSVVSADLACRPAGDGHRLSGEIVIGESRFVKALPPREIVAAARARRGAPPADRPDIIEKTAIEVRIRTGGDIWIDNNLARVRLSPNVSVGGTLARPVVTGRVNVDEGYVLFLDRRFRLERGTADFADPSRTNPILDVAARTRVTSYRGAEPTAYDVSIVIEGPLDEASFSLVSDPVLDRPDIVSLLTLGATRSELTGESGGVRGALAARAREVTSARVSNYLSNQLEGFLGLGTVTIEGDLFDFGKQWGPQLVASRQLTGRTVLTYRTNVGHMNENSIRLEYRLTRRFSLEGETDQAGSAGV